Proteins from a single region of Urocitellus parryii isolate mUroPar1 chromosome 4, mUroPar1.hap1, whole genome shotgun sequence:
- the LOC113195130 gene encoding olfactory receptor 9G4-like codes for MEVGNLTILTEFILLGLSADPRWQLILFAIFLTLYLLTLSGNMSLVILIRIDSKLHTPMYFFIGSLSLLDFWYTFVYTPKLLANCISEDRRISLAGCGAQFFFSCFAAYTECYLLASMAYDRHVAICNPLLYSGIMSSSLCMGLVAGSYIGGVLNAAAHTANTFRLSFCGKNIIDHIFCDVLPLIKISCSDTRAAVIILSSMVGFTVLSCLLAILISYFNILLAILRIRSASGRFKAFSTCGSHLVSVMLFYGSLLFVYSRPTSSNSQETDKVAALFYTIINPLLNPLIYSLRNKDVKEAFKKAIVSIRSQA; via the coding sequence ATGGAAGTGGGAAACCTCACCATCCTGACTGAATTCATCTTGCTGGGCCTCTCTGCAGACCCCCGGTGGCAGCTGATTCTATTTGCAATATTTCTGACGCTCTATTTGCTAACCTTGTCAGGGAACATGAGCCTGGTCATCTTAATCAGGATAGATTCCAAGCTGCATACACCTATGTACTTTTTCATTGGCAGTCTGTCTCTTTTGGATTTCTGGTACACGTTTGTATATACTCCTAAACTCTTGGCCAACTGTATCTCAGAGGACAGGCGCATTTCCTTGGCTGGATGTGGggctcagtttttcttttcctgttttgcaGCCTACACTGAGTGCTATCTCCTTGCATCCATGGCGTATGACCGCCATGTAGCAATTTGCAACCCATTGCTTTATTCGGGTATCATGTCCTCTTCTCTCTGCATGGGTCTTGTTGCTGGCTCTTACATAGGAGGAGTTTTAAATGCCGCAGCCCATACTGCCAATACTTTTCGGCTGAGTTTCTGTGGCAAAAATATCATTGATCACATTTTCTGTGATGTTCTACCATTGATAAAAATTTCCTGTTCGGATACTCGAGCAGCTGTGATCATCCTTTCCAGTATGGTTGGCTTCACTGTCCTCTCCTGCCTTCTTGCCATCCTCATTTCATATTTCAACATCCTCCTGGCCATCCTGAGGATCCGCTCAGCCTCAGGAAGATTTAAAGCATTTTCTACCTGTGGTTCCCACCTGGTCTCGGTCATGCTCTTCTATGGCTCCTTGCTCTTTGTTTATTCAAGGCCTACTTCCAGCAACTCCCAGGAGACAGACAAAGTGGCTGCCCTGTTCTACACCATCATCAACCCATTGCTCAACCCtctcatctacagcctgagaaaTAAAGATGTCAAAGAGGCCTTCAAGAAAGCAATAGTGTCCATTCGATCACAGGCATGA